One window from the genome of Lynx canadensis isolate LIC74 chromosome E3, mLynCan4.pri.v2, whole genome shotgun sequence encodes:
- the ZNF597 gene encoding LOW QUALITY PROTEIN: zinc finger protein 597 (The sequence of the model RefSeq protein was modified relative to this genomic sequence to represent the inferred CDS: deleted 1 base in 1 codon) — protein sequence MALMGGKGKTGITQQLNLDSMGVEELAPENSSIAVPLVYYPEKSSETGGGDPERKVSGGTPACKKRFISLLVTIENHTPLIDPPQCLETTALSEILEFSGEEAKSLYKCPECDQSFSDNSYLVLHQRTHSGEKKYKRGDCGKIFNHRANLRTHRRSHAGEKPYKCGECGSSFRQHSHLSRHMNSHVKETPHTCGICGRGSLWPLGLAQHQKTHAAKKAYECTDCCKGFGQKTNLALREEMHTSATQYPCTQCVQCFGQPSHSVLPEQGHEDDCEDDAEHCGDCRENLLLFSKFKPLKCPECAVTFLRVSELISHQSVHRGEKPHKCKTCTKSFILDSELACHQKSHTGEEPFKRTMCGKSFRLNRHLVIHQQTHKKTTM from the exons ATGGCCTTGATGG GAGGGAAAGGCAAGACTGGGATTACTCAGCAGTTAAATCTAGACTCTATGGGAGTTGAGGAACTGGCCCCAGAAAACTCCTCCATTGCTGTGCCCCTTGTCTATTACCCAGAAAAATCTTCTGAGACTGGAGGTGGAGACCCTGAAAGAAAAGTATCAGGTGGAACTCCTGCTTGCAAGAAAAGGTTCATAAGCCTATTAGTTACCATCGAAAACCATACCCCATTAATAGACCCACCTCAATGTCTAGAAACTACAGCACTTTCTGAAATTCTTGAATTTTCTGGGGAAGAAGCCAAAAGTTTGTATAAGTGTCCTGAATGTGACCAAAGCTTCAGTGATAATTCATACCTTGTTTTGCATCAGAGAACTCATTCAGGAGAGAAGAAGTATAAACGTGGTGACTGTGGGAAGATTTTCAATCACAGAGCTAACCTGAGGACACACAGGAGAAGCCACGCTGGCGAGAAGCCTTATAAGTGTGGTGAGTGCGGCAGCAGCTTCCGCCAGCACTCACATCTGTCTCGGCACATGAATAGCCACGTAAAGGAGACGCCCCACACATGTGGCATCTGTGGGAGAGGTTCTTTGTGGCCCCTAGGGTTGGCACAGCATCAGAAAACCCACGCTGCCAAAAAAGCCTATGAATGTACTGACTGTTGTAAAGGTTTCGGTCAGAAGACAAATCTTGCTTTGCGTGAGGAAATGCACACGTCAGCCACCCAGTACCCGTGCACTCAGTGTGTGCAGTGCTTTGGACAGCCCTCACACTCTGTCCTCCCCGAGCAGGGCCACGAGGACGACTGTGAGGACGACGCCGAACACTGCGGTGACTGCAGAGAAAATTTGCTTTTGTTCTCAAAATTCAAACCCTTAAAATGTCCCGAGTGCGCAGTGACCTTCCTCCGTGTCTCTGAGCTTATTTCCCATCAGAGCGTTCACAGAGGGGAAAAGCCccataaatgtaaaacatgtacAAAGAGCTTTATTTTGGACTCAGAGCTCGCATGCCACCAGAAGAGCCACACAGGAGAGGAGCCTTTTAAACGTACCATGTGT GGAAAAAGTTTCAGGTTGAATAGACATCTCGTTATTCATCAGCAAACCCATAAGAAAACCACCATGTAA